The following DNA comes from Chrysiogenes arsenatis DSM 11915.
GTATTGAAAATGCGACATAACTATCCTTATTTTTCCGACGGTTTAGCCTCTATCAGCTTCCTGATACTCTCTGGAAGTGTTGCCAGAAAATCTGACGCAACCGGCTTCACTTTCGTGCGCCAATAACGCCGCTGACCGGGTGTAAGATTCGTAATCTGGAGCGCTTCATTCTGCCAAAGTTGCTCTAGTGCATTGGCTTCTTCTGTTACCACCGAGTGATGAATGTGCTCTGTGGCATGGCGCACGGCTTCATCGACTATCTGTTGCTGTGCTTCGGAAAGTGACCGATAGTGCGATTCGCGCATAATAAAGAGATAAACCATCAAGCCGTGGTTGGTGAGAGTCAAATACGGTTGCAAGGGAGCCAAGTCTTCATTCGCAAAGTTGATAACCGTATTTTCGGCACCATCAACAGCGCCAAGGCGAATCAACTGACGCATTTCACGAAACGAAAGATCAATTGCGGTTGCACCATACCGTTGGTAATAGCGACTCATATCTGTGCCCGACATCACGCGAATAGAAAATCCCTGCAAATCCTCAGGATAACTAACTTTTCCAATAGAATTGGATATTTGCTTAAATCCATTATCCCAGAAGGCAAGCAGCCGAATATCTTGCAAACTCAGTTGCTCGCGCAGATATTCACCGAACGGACCTGCCAATAACGCGTAATACGCTTCGCGCGTTTCAAACAAAAATGGGATATCCAGCAGAGCTAACGCGGGGACAAGCGGCGTTATTTTTGTCGTTGTCGGTGCCAGAAAATGCACCGCACCGAACTGCAATGCAGCAATCCCTTCCGCATCATCATAGAGACGAGCCGAATCGTGAATACGGATGGTAATCGCACCCTGACTGGCGGTTTCAATCTCACGCGCAAAGTACTGTAAGGCTTTCCCTTTCGGAGAATTTGGCGTTAAGACATGCGTTAGCAGCCATGTGTGCGAGCTACCAAGAGCCGGTACAGACGTGAGCAGCCAGAAAATAATGCCTGACACCAGAGTGGCTGGGCGAATACGTATTGTCATAGTTGCCTTTTTACGGGTTATCTTCTACTCTAAAGCGCTTCCAGAATTGGAAAGATAGCGCATCGAGTCGGATTTGCCAACTCGGGAATATAGAGGAATACATGATCGGCAAACTGTTTCGTAGTCTCTTTTACATCGCATTTATTGCGGTCTGTACCATCGTTGTTATGAAAGTCACCGAACAAAGCCAAATGATTACCGAACCGTCACTCGCCCTCGTCGAACTCACCGGAGTGATTTACGAAAGTAACACCATTGTCGAAATGCTGCGCGATGTCGAGCGCGATCCAATGGTGAAAGGATTGATGATACGGGTCAACTCACCGGGCGGCATGGTGGCTCCATCACAAGAGATGTATGCCGCCCTGCGCAACGCATCCAAACCCGTTTGGGCCTACTACGACGGCCTTGCGGCCAGCGGTGCCCTTTACAGCACACTTGCCGCTTCGCGTATTGGAACGCAAGGGGGAACGATCACGGGAAGTATTGGCGTCATTCTCAGTTCCGTGAATGCCAGCGAGCTATTCCGTAAAATTGGTTTGGAGCGGATTACCGTGAAAAGCGGGCGCTTCAAAGATCTCCTTGGCAGCGAAAATGGGCTGGGAGAAGAAGGACGCCTTATTCTGGATCAACTGGTCAACGACACGCATCAAGAATTCGTCCAAGCCATATCTGTTTCGCGTAACATTCCGCTGGAAAAGGTGAAAACCTTCGCCGACGGACGCGTTTTCACTGGGCGCCATGCGCTAGAACTAGGGCTGGTTGACGAAGTTACCTCGTTCGCTGAATTCCGCCAGAAAATGGCTGACGAATTAGGCGTTAACTCTGAAAACTACCTTGAAAGAAAGAAAAGCGATTGGGATTGGGTGAGCGATCTTCTCAGCGGAGCAAAAGCGGGAACACAACTCATGTACCTTTTTGACTAGCAAACCCGTGTCAAGACCCCTTCGCTTCGAAATACTGACAGTCAATGCCAGAATTTTTCTTCACTTCAACGCACGGATGATTTTTTGCTTTGAAGTCAAGTCGCCGACAGCCATAAGGGAAATACTGATCCCACGTAATATGAAAATGGCGACAGTCAAGACAGAGCGACCGGCTTCTGGTAGTTGGTGACTTCATTGTACGGGAGCCTTTGCGAAAAGGGCTCCTATCGGGGTAGGAACTTTATAAA
Coding sequences within:
- a CDS encoding DctP family TRAP transporter solute-binding subunit, coding for MTIRIRPATLVSGIIFWLLTSVPALGSSHTWLLTHVLTPNSPKGKALQYFAREIETASQGAITIRIHDSARLYDDAEGIAALQFGAVHFLAPTTTKITPLVPALALLDIPFLFETREAYYALLAGPFGEYLREQLSLQDIRLLAFWDNGFKQISNSIGKVSYPEDLQGFSIRVMSGTDMSRYYQRYGATAIDLSFREMRQLIRLGAVDGAENTVINFANEDLAPLQPYLTLTNHGLMVYLFIMRESHYRSLSEAQQQIVDEAVRHATEHIHHSVVTEEANALEQLWQNEALQITNLTPGQRRYWRTKVKPVASDFLATLPESIRKLIEAKPSEK
- the sppA gene encoding signal peptide peptidase SppA; translated protein: MIGKLFRSLFYIAFIAVCTIVVMKVTEQSQMITEPSLALVELTGVIYESNTIVEMLRDVERDPMVKGLMIRVNSPGGMVAPSQEMYAALRNASKPVWAYYDGLAASGALYSTLAASRIGTQGGTITGSIGVILSSVNASELFRKIGLERITVKSGRFKDLLGSENGLGEEGRLILDQLVNDTHQEFVQAISVSRNIPLEKVKTFADGRVFTGRHALELGLVDEVTSFAEFRQKMADELGVNSENYLERKKSDWDWVSDLLSGAKAGTQLMYLFD